One Streptomyces sp. P9-A2 DNA window includes the following coding sequences:
- a CDS encoding AAA family ATPase, which produces MIEGEWSPTSEGLLPLPSVEPQVRELAEVLSRFDGLNVSEPLIDADRVSVNESWRQLRHDSLGRPRIVHFSGHGVSRGRVLYLPVHDSRPSDLPASAIDVGRWLNEVEHGSDQSPVLFLLDVCGAGAATDYQLFQDVPEGDRKTWVIAACTADESAFDARFTKATAQVLERLRLGHWDISPTLSHVPVEAVADEIARELVRLGEGYPQTVVHSPRRAASLAVPEFFANPAFSTDGWQRLRSRLRFAVRELAAEFDPGLDPVHFLTRASGRLDDAVAMTGCLFTGRTRELTQIRSWLASDEPLLLVTGSPGAGKSALLGVTVFLAHNQLAELSAGLVGRICAQYRPKRRYPTLVAVHARHRSTDEVIASIIVQLSPEDAEPAVVSSEQALDDLKRIARDMPEPVVLILDAIDEALESGRIARYLLPELLRMLRSDGRPAFRALVGMRPPKVDGHRFCEVPGAHAMVLDLDTSSNAEDLADDLTTYIADILYSAPGYNGQALRESVARAVATEIAHSPDRSTFLVAALFADFLRTGAPLNPVEAVAQLPQNLPHLLELHLRTTLDGDPWMRHLMVGLAQARGQGMPLELVAAAATAAAMAAGQELRPLTPGEAREKLATARFYLRTNIDSDGRQLYRFFHETITEHFRDAGAELDGLADTLFNELLSAVPGRWAAEGPRWDLAAPYLLRHLMEHAVAVPGGSAVDQLFLDPEYLVRADYAGIWEAVHRTKTPTARRAGVAYRKAFGRFDLGSPFGESIPLETRRARLQQSLVTYQAAGLARRLYDERTPLRTHWSTGLPEESLLYVISEDELGATVSALALGAVARRLLAVFGGTDGSLQAWDITPSPDSSAVQYFSAPRTDKGAITQMAIADLDERAVIASVTDQNALLLYDLATGAIVADTRLDGARVSALAVVGTGDETALAVGRGSGEISLVGLLGESFGRILDTVEAGGAAIGSLLGEESADGSLAFHCVSAESQGHGPRVLRNLGERPVTISSEGPLQEVRIQPTNARTPLFSLIAYHPSMYVVRVNGETAHFVTEDKDRGLTLADIRHVDRFQIALTAHRDGNMRVWDLDVCPQFGHGQNHWHPATILGTIRIGGSELVLSAELAFGEIKAWDLSTGAEDHELTELGGLSHAATVTADDASYVVTVTTENELDTWNVREDALESTVRLPAPATALAAVPQGDSVWAVVGGADGDIHVWDTSKESPSHVLTGVDGPVTELVAGDVGSESLLISVHNERRVCLWSLADGTLRQSITLDRIGAIAMQGGRLFAAEQSSDDDQVRIWDLVTASLVGSVSVASPQVMTVSQVNGRPVLVAAVNEAEVQAWDAKSGDPLGYPAPVPDRVHTIAPHESGVLVGSKAGHVTALGWGCSAAASALRPTRPTVHVTHVLAWLPGELLCGDARADGWELYTVDEWEGGLPPSFGLVYARPITATTTELHDALVDVLTPDGFEVVRLEAHWYEISKVDGVTNGGPWRFPAYSVHCHSEEGPEQ; this is translated from the coding sequence GTGATCGAAGGTGAGTGGAGCCCCACGTCGGAGGGGTTGCTTCCGCTGCCGTCCGTTGAACCGCAGGTGCGTGAACTCGCTGAGGTGCTCTCGCGCTTCGACGGGCTGAACGTAAGTGAACCGTTGATCGACGCGGACCGGGTCAGCGTTAATGAGAGCTGGCGGCAGCTGCGACACGATTCGTTAGGCCGGCCACGTATCGTTCACTTTTCCGGTCACGGGGTCTCTCGTGGCCGGGTCTTGTACCTGCCCGTGCACGACAGCCGTCCGAGCGACCTCCCGGCGTCGGCGATCGATGTCGGCCGATGGCTGAACGAGGTCGAGCACGGCTCCGACCAATCTCCCGTCCTATTCCTGCTCGATGTTTGCGGTGCAGGGGCCGCGACGGACTACCAGCTGTTCCAGGACGTTCCCGAGGGCGACCGAAAGACCTGGGTGATTGCGGCCTGCACGGCGGACGAGAGCGCCTTCGACGCACGGTTCACCAAGGCTACAGCCCAGGTGCTGGAGCGGCTCCGCTTGGGGCACTGGGACATCTCTCCGACTCTGTCCCATGTGCCGGTGGAGGCTGTCGCCGACGAGATCGCGCGGGAGCTGGTCCGCCTCGGCGAGGGGTATCCGCAGACCGTGGTGCACTCGCCGCGCCGGGCCGCCTCGTTGGCGGTACCGGAGTTCTTCGCCAACCCGGCGTTTAGCACTGACGGGTGGCAGCGTCTTCGGAGCCGACTGCGGTTTGCAGTGCGGGAACTGGCGGCGGAGTTCGACCCCGGTCTGGATCCAGTGCATTTTCTCACCCGGGCGTCCGGCCGCCTGGACGACGCCGTTGCAATGACGGGCTGCCTCTTCACTGGGCGGACACGTGAGCTGACCCAGATTCGCTCCTGGTTGGCGAGCGACGAACCCCTGTTACTGGTGACCGGAAGCCCTGGGGCCGGAAAGTCGGCGCTGCTGGGGGTGACGGTCTTCCTGGCACACAACCAGCTCGCCGAGCTGAGTGCCGGGCTGGTTGGCCGTATTTGTGCTCAGTACCGCCCAAAGCGTCGGTACCCGACTCTTGTCGCGGTCCATGCCCGGCACCGGAGCACGGACGAGGTGATCGCATCGATCATAGTTCAGCTGTCTCCCGAGGACGCTGAGCCGGCCGTCGTTAGCAGTGAGCAAGCTCTGGACGACCTCAAACGCATCGCCCGGGACATGCCGGAACCGGTGGTACTCATCCTCGATGCCATTGACGAAGCCCTGGAGAGCGGCCGCATCGCCCGCTATCTGCTCCCCGAGCTTCTGCGCATGCTCCGCTCTGATGGCCGCCCCGCTTTCCGGGCGCTTGTGGGAATGCGCCCGCCGAAGGTGGACGGCCACCGGTTCTGCGAGGTGCCCGGTGCCCACGCGATGGTGCTCGACCTGGACACCTCCTCCAATGCCGAGGACCTCGCGGACGACCTCACGACCTACATCGCCGACATCCTGTACAGCGCACCCGGTTACAACGGCCAGGCCCTTCGTGAGTCCGTAGCCCGTGCGGTCGCTACCGAGATCGCTCATAGCCCCGATCGCAGCACCTTCCTCGTCGCAGCACTCTTCGCCGACTTCCTGCGAACCGGTGCACCCCTGAATCCCGTGGAGGCGGTCGCCCAACTGCCGCAGAACCTGCCGCACCTGCTCGAACTGCACCTGCGGACCACGCTGGACGGCGATCCGTGGATGCGGCACTTGATGGTGGGGCTGGCACAAGCGCGGGGTCAGGGTATGCCGCTTGAGCTTGTGGCCGCAGCGGCCACTGCTGCCGCCATGGCCGCGGGTCAGGAGCTCCGCCCGCTGACCCCGGGCGAGGCCCGCGAGAAGCTGGCTACCGCCCGCTTCTATCTACGGACGAACATCGACTCGGACGGACGCCAGCTCTATCGGTTCTTCCACGAGACGATCACCGAGCACTTCCGTGACGCTGGGGCCGAACTCGACGGGCTCGCCGACACGCTGTTTAACGAGCTATTGTCGGCCGTCCCGGGGCGGTGGGCCGCTGAAGGACCTCGGTGGGACCTCGCCGCACCGTATCTGCTGCGACATCTCATGGAGCATGCCGTCGCTGTTCCGGGCGGATCTGCGGTCGACCAGTTGTTCCTAGACCCGGAGTACCTAGTCCGCGCCGACTACGCCGGCATCTGGGAGGCCGTCCACAGGACGAAGACCCCCACGGCGCGGCGGGCCGGAGTCGCGTACCGGAAGGCATTCGGCCGCTTCGACCTCGGCAGCCCCTTCGGCGAGAGCATACCGCTGGAGACGCGACGTGCCAGGCTTCAGCAGAGCCTCGTGACCTACCAGGCGGCCGGGCTCGCACGCCGCCTCTACGACGAACGGACCCCGCTCCGCACGCACTGGAGCACGGGCTTGCCTGAGGAGTCCCTGCTGTACGTCATCAGCGAGGACGAGTTGGGCGCCACCGTGTCAGCCCTCGCCCTGGGAGCCGTCGCTCGACGGCTTCTCGCCGTGTTCGGCGGCACCGATGGCTCCCTCCAAGCGTGGGACATCACACCGAGCCCTGACAGCAGCGCGGTCCAGTACTTCTCGGCTCCGAGGACAGACAAGGGCGCCATCACCCAAATGGCGATCGCGGATCTGGATGAGCGGGCAGTCATCGCCTCGGTGACTGACCAGAACGCTCTCCTGCTGTACGACCTCGCCACGGGTGCGATCGTCGCCGACACACGCCTCGACGGCGCGAGAGTCTCAGCCCTGGCGGTTGTCGGCACCGGCGACGAAACTGCTCTTGCAGTCGGTCGGGGCAGTGGCGAGATCAGCCTGGTCGGCCTGCTCGGCGAGTCGTTCGGCAGGATCTTAGACACCGTCGAAGCCGGGGGCGCCGCCATCGGTTCGTTGCTCGGCGAGGAGTCCGCAGACGGCTCCCTCGCCTTCCACTGCGTTTCCGCCGAGTCTCAGGGACATGGGCCGAGGGTGCTGCGGAATCTGGGCGAGCGGCCCGTCACCATCTCGTCGGAGGGACCGCTCCAGGAGGTGCGGATCCAGCCCACCAACGCGCGCACCCCGCTGTTCTCCCTCATCGCCTATCACCCGAGCATGTATGTGGTAAGGGTGAACGGTGAGACTGCCCACTTCGTCACGGAGGACAAAGACCGCGGGCTGACACTCGCAGACATCCGCCATGTAGACCGCTTTCAGATCGCGCTGACCGCCCATCGCGACGGCAACATGCGGGTGTGGGACCTCGACGTTTGCCCGCAGTTCGGTCACGGCCAAAACCACTGGCACCCTGCCACAATCCTCGGCACCATTCGGATCGGCGGCTCGGAACTCGTCCTCAGCGCCGAACTCGCATTTGGCGAGATCAAGGCTTGGGACCTAAGCACCGGCGCCGAGGATCATGAACTGACCGAACTGGGCGGGCTCAGCCATGCCGCCACCGTGACAGCCGACGATGCGTCCTATGTCGTCACAGTAACCACGGAGAACGAGCTCGACACCTGGAATGTCCGTGAGGACGCCCTGGAATCAACGGTCCGCCTCCCCGCTCCGGCCACCGCGCTGGCCGCTGTGCCGCAAGGAGATTCGGTGTGGGCCGTGGTCGGCGGTGCCGACGGTGATATCCACGTGTGGGACACGAGCAAGGAGTCGCCTTCCCACGTCCTCACCGGCGTTGACGGACCGGTCACGGAGCTGGTCGCGGGCGACGTCGGCAGCGAATCTCTCCTGATCAGCGTCCACAACGAACGCAGGGTCTGTCTCTGGTCCCTGGCTGACGGCACCCTGCGGCAATCGATCACGCTGGATCGGATCGGAGCGATCGCGATGCAAGGAGGACGCCTGTTCGCTGCCGAGCAATCGTCGGACGACGACCAGGTGCGGATCTGGGACCTTGTGACGGCCTCGCTCGTGGGCTCTGTCTCCGTGGCCAGCCCGCAGGTGATGACTGTCAGCCAAGTGAACGGCAGGCCGGTACTCGTGGCCGCTGTCAACGAGGCGGAGGTCCAAGCATGGGATGCCAAATCCGGCGATCCACTCGGATACCCGGCCCCAGTTCCGGATCGAGTGCACACGATCGCCCCCCACGAGAGCGGCGTGCTGGTAGGCAGCAAGGCCGGCCATGTCACGGCCCTCGGCTGGGGCTGCTCCGCAGCGGCGTCGGCACTCCGCCCAACGAGGCCGACCGTCCACGTCACCCACGTCCTGGCTTGGTTGCCGGGCGAACTGCTATGCGGCGATGCCCGCGCAGACGGATGGGAGTTGTACACCGTCGACGAATGGGAGGGAGGACTGCCGCCTTCCTTCGGCCTGGTCTACGCCCGCCCCATCACTGCGACGACGACTGAACTCCACGATGCTCTCGTCGACGTACTGACGCCCGACGGATTTGAGGTCGTGCGGCTGGAGGCACACTGGTACGAGATCAGCAAGGTCGACGGCGTGACCAACGGCGGCCCGTGGCGATTCCCGGCGTACTCCGTTCATTGTCACTCGGAGGAAGGACCAGAGCAGTGA